Proteins from one Pagrus major chromosome 1, Pma_NU_1.0 genomic window:
- the cacng3a gene encoding voltage-dependent calcium channel gamma-3 subunit, with the protein MRLCNRGVMMLLTTAGAFCAFSLMTIAVGTDYWLYSRGMCRSKSQNDNETVRKNEEVLTHSGLWRTCCTEGTFRGVCKDIDHFAEDADYEQDAAEYLLRAVRASSLFPILSVGLLFLGGVCVAASEFYKSRYNVILSAGILFVSAGLSNIIGIIVYISANSGDPSQSDNKKSYSYGWSFYFGALSFVLAEMVGVLAVHVFIEKHRQLRTKGRPSLIKPPISRSSSYYRNRYYQNRSRRYSYRSNHSTGDSFRVRDREPSISAESKVMAGLPTPVTVGSEFMLYTLASPLKDGKIDMAEDDLTTAAAHNNTDMLPGNCAANRRTTPV; encoded by the exons ATGAGGCTGTGTAACCGGGGTGTGATGATGCTGCTGACCACAGCGGGGGCTTTCTGCGCCTTCAGCCTCATGACCATCGCGGTGGGCACGGACTACTGGCTGTACTCCCGCGGGATGTGCCGCTCCAAGAGCCAGAACGACAACGAGACCGTCCGCAAGAACGAGGAGGTCCTGACCCACTCGGGTCTGTGGAGGACCTGCTGCACCGAGG ggacgTTTCGAGGCGTTTGCAAAGACATCGATCACTTCGCTGAAGACGCTGACTATGAGCAGGATGCTGCAGAGTATTTACTAC gGGCAGTACGAGCCTCCAGCCTCTTCCCCATCCTCAGTGTGGGATTGTTATTTCTCggaggtgtgtgtgtcgctgCCAGCGAGTTCTACAAGTCACGCTACAACGTCATCCTCAGCGCGGGCATACTCTTTGTCTCTGCAg GTCTCAGTAACATTATTGGCATCATCGTGTACATATCAGCCAACTCAGGTGACCCCAGCCAGAGCGACAACAAGAAGAGCTACTCCTACGGCTGGTCGTTTTATTTTGGAGCTCTGTCCTTCGTGCTGGCTGAGATGGTGGGCGTGCTTGCAGTCCATGTGTTCATAGAAAAACACCGACAGCTGCGCACCAAAGGCCGGCCTTCCCTCATAAAGCCGCCCATCTCACGCAGCTCGTCTTACTACCGCAACCGTTACTACCAGAACCGCAGCCGCCGGTACAGTTACAGGAGCAACCACAGCACGGGGGACTCCTTTCGGGTACGAGACCGAGAGCCGTCCATCTCGGCCGAGTCTAAAGTCATGGCAGGTTTGCCAACACCAGTGACAGTGGGGTCAGAGTTCATGCTCTACACGTTAGCTTCGCCTCTCAAAGACGGGAAGATTGACATGGCGGAGGATGATTTAACGACTGCAGCTGCgcacaacaacacagacatgCTGCCTGGAAACTGTGCTGCCAACAGAAGGACCACACCTGTctga